Proteins from one Loktanella sp. M215 genomic window:
- the dnaG gene encoding DNA primase, with translation MSLPPGFIDELRTRLSLSQVVGRKVMWDNKKSNQGRGDMWAPCPFHQEKSASFHVDDRKGFYYCFGCHAKGDAISFVRETENVDFMEAIRILAGEAGLPMPERDPRAQEKADTRTELAEVMEQAVQHFRLNLQTAAAGPARDYLARRGLSPEAQARWDIGFAPDNGGVLAALTAKGVAQKLVIDAGLAAVSDRGGAPYDRFRGRIMFPIRDARGRAIAFGGRAMDLNAKAKYYNSPETELFDKSRTLYNVQNARTAAGKGTPLVVAEGYMDVIALSEAGFAAAVAPLGTAVTEHHLHMLWRISPEPIIALDGDTAGLRAAMRVIDLALPLLAAGQSLRFAVMPAGLDPDDVIKQQGRDAMQAIIDAAMPMVQLLWQRETEGRVFDSPERRAALDKSLRDKIKLIADPSIRSHYGEAIKEMRWDLFRTRKPQNKAFTPRKAQKWNPKQQPWERDLSPVASNKRSILGAGAADESHMREAVILATLIATPAALHAFLAPLELMDCTDPDHARLRDAILRCADDTDLTTHLHACVGEEAVARILTQRDVVLTSGLRKPGDVDFARRCLAESFAKLTAARALPREVSEAVEDVDAADEGLTWRLGEAVRAVAKSSQIGGEDNAEIVIAENGFGMDKSERAAFDAILQALTIAKPPRDPK, from the coding sequence AGAAGTCCAATCAGGGCCGCGGCGACATGTGGGCGCCGTGCCCGTTCCATCAGGAAAAATCCGCCAGCTTCCACGTCGACGACCGCAAGGGATTCTACTACTGCTTCGGCTGCCACGCCAAAGGCGACGCCATCTCCTTCGTGCGCGAGACCGAGAATGTCGACTTCATGGAGGCGATCCGCATCCTCGCAGGTGAAGCCGGCCTGCCGATGCCCGAACGCGACCCCCGCGCGCAGGAAAAGGCCGACACCCGCACCGAACTGGCCGAGGTGATGGAGCAGGCGGTCCAGCACTTCCGCCTGAACCTGCAAACCGCTGCCGCAGGTCCCGCCCGCGACTACCTCGCCCGCCGGGGCCTCAGCCCCGAGGCGCAGGCGCGCTGGGACATCGGCTTCGCCCCCGACAACGGCGGCGTGCTTGCCGCCCTCACCGCCAAGGGTGTGGCGCAGAAGCTGGTGATCGACGCAGGGCTCGCGGCTGTCAGCGACCGGGGCGGCGCCCCCTACGACCGCTTCCGCGGCCGCATCATGTTCCCGATCCGCGACGCGCGGGGCAGGGCGATCGCCTTCGGCGGCCGGGCAATGGACCTGAACGCCAAAGCGAAATACTACAACTCGCCGGAAACAGAACTCTTCGACAAGTCCCGCACCCTCTACAACGTGCAGAACGCCCGCACCGCCGCCGGCAAGGGCACGCCCCTCGTCGTCGCCGAAGGCTACATGGACGTCATCGCGCTCAGCGAGGCCGGGTTCGCCGCCGCCGTCGCCCCCCTCGGCACTGCCGTCACCGAACACCACCTCCACATGCTCTGGCGGATCTCGCCCGAACCGATCATTGCGCTCGACGGCGACACCGCCGGCCTGCGCGCCGCGATGCGCGTCATCGACCTCGCCCTGCCGCTTCTCGCCGCCGGGCAGTCCTTGCGATTCGCCGTCATGCCCGCCGGCCTCGACCCCGACGACGTGATCAAGCAGCAGGGTCGCGACGCCATGCAGGCGATCATCGACGCCGCCATGCCCATGGTGCAACTGCTCTGGCAGCGCGAAACCGAAGGCCGCGTCTTCGACAGCCCCGAACGCCGCGCGGCGCTGGACAAGTCGCTGCGCGACAAGATCAAGCTGATCGCCGACCCCTCGATCCGCAGCCACTACGGCGAGGCGATCAAGGAAATGCGCTGGGACCTCTTCCGCACCCGCAAGCCGCAGAACAAGGCCTTCACGCCGCGCAAGGCGCAGAAATGGAACCCCAAGCAGCAGCCGTGGGAACGCGACCTCTCGCCCGTCGCCTCCAACAAGCGCTCGATCCTCGGCGCCGGGGCCGCCGACGAATCCCACATGCGCGAGGCGGTGATCCTCGCCACCCTGATCGCCACACCCGCCGCCCTGCACGCCTTCCTCGCCCCGCTGGAGCTGATGGATTGCACCGACCCCGACCACGCCCGTCTGCGCGACGCGATCCTGCGCTGCGCCGACGACACGGACCTGACCACCCACCTGCACGCCTGCGTGGGTGAAGAGGCCGTGGCCCGCATCCTGACCCAGCGCGACGTCGTCCTGACCTCCGGCCTGCGCAAACCCGGCGACGTCGATTTCGCCCGCCGCTGCCTCGCCGAAAGCTTCGCCAAGCTGACCGCCGCCCGTGCGCTGCCGCGCGAGGTCTCCGAAGCGGTGGAGGACGTCGACGCCGCCGACGAGGGGCTGACATGGCGTCTGGGCGAGGCGGTGCGCGCCGTCGCCAAGTCCAGCCAGATCGGTGGCGAGGACAACGCCGAGATCGTCATCGCCGAAAACGGCTTTGGCATGGACAAGTCCGAACGCGCCGCATTTGATGCGATCCTGCAGGCGCTGACGATTGCAAAACCGCCGCGCGACCCTAAGTAG